A window of the Brachyspira suanatina genome harbors these coding sequences:
- a CDS encoding MaoC family dehydratase, whose protein sequence is MKFEELKVGMKAEVAKTITETDVVLYAGITLDTNPAHLNEVHAQQTMFKHRIAHGMLTAGLVSAVLGTKLPGEGSIYMGQELKFTAPVYFGDTITATAEIIELIPEKNRVILSTTCTNQEGKVVLSGKATIMKK, encoded by the coding sequence ATGAAATTTGAAGAATTAAAAGTTGGGATGAAAGCTGAAGTTGCTAAAACTATAACAGAGACAGATGTGGTTCTATATGCAGGAATTACACTCGACACAAACCCAGCTCATTTGAATGAAGTTCATGCACAACAAACTATGTTCAAACATAGAATAGCTCATGGAATGCTTACTGCTGGACTTGTATCTGCCGTTTTAGGAACAAAACTTCCAGGTGAAGGCAGTATTTATATGGGACAGGAATTAAAATTTACAGCACCTGTATATTTTGGAGATACAATAACAGCTACTGCTGAAATTATTGAACTTATACCTGAAAAAAATAGAGTAATTCTTTCTACTACTTGTACTAATCAAGAAGGCAAAGTTGTTTTATCTGGAAAAGCAACTATAATGAAAAAATGA
- a CDS encoding GntP family permease: MAFGTIGIVLSLILLMYLAYRGFSVLIIAPILACFAAIMSGIDSGSIHILATYTETFMSSLAGYVRSYFPIFLLGAIFGKVMDDTGSAKSISYFICEKFGKEKAILAIVLACAVLTYGGVSLFVVSFAIYPVAAALFREAGIPKRFIPGSIACGAFTFTMTALPGTPQIQNAIPMQYFGTDPYAAPILGIIGSILMASGGIFWLQRRAKKAMAKGEGYGVHQNEPTVTNEEKKVPPFGIAILPILLVLVVGLITSKFIFPSLDLSYLESYGTSAGKVVGNWSLIVALVVSIIVAIVVNLKRMESVTKTLTDGVSGSFLAVMNTASEVGYGNVIASMAAFAVVKGALLGLSSNPLVSEAVSVSALAGITGSASGGLSIALEALADTYLKDALAANIDPQVLHRIASMACGGLDTMPHNGAVITVLAVTGMTHRESYGDIAMCTAIIPVVTVAICIVLASFGVV; the protein is encoded by the coding sequence ATGGCATTTGGAACAATTGGTATTGTATTATCGCTGATACTTTTAATGTATTTAGCGTATAGGGGGTTTTCAGTTTTAATCATAGCACCTATTCTTGCTTGTTTTGCTGCAATAATGAGCGGTATAGATAGCGGAAGTATTCACATTTTGGCTACATATACAGAAACATTTATGAGCAGCTTAGCTGGATATGTAAGAAGTTATTTCCCTATTTTCTTACTTGGCGCTATATTTGGTAAAGTAATGGATGATACAGGTTCAGCAAAAAGTATTTCATATTTTATTTGTGAAAAATTCGGTAAAGAAAAAGCTATACTTGCTATAGTTCTTGCATGTGCTGTACTTACTTACGGCGGTGTATCTTTATTCGTTGTATCTTTCGCTATTTATCCTGTAGCAGCAGCTTTATTTAGAGAAGCAGGAATCCCTAAAAGATTCATTCCAGGATCAATTGCTTGCGGAGCTTTCACTTTCACAATGACTGCTTTACCTGGAACTCCTCAAATCCAAAATGCTATTCCTATGCAGTATTTTGGAACTGACCCTTATGCAGCTCCAATACTTGGTATAATTGGTTCTATATTAATGGCATCAGGCGGAATTTTCTGGCTTCAAAGAAGAGCTAAAAAAGCTATGGCTAAAGGTGAGGGATATGGAGTACATCAAAATGAACCAACAGTAACTAATGAAGAAAAAAAAGTACCTCCATTCGGAATTGCTATACTTCCTATATTGTTGGTATTGGTTGTAGGACTTATCACTTCTAAATTCATATTCCCTAGTTTAGACCTTTCTTATCTTGAAAGTTACGGAACTAGCGCTGGTAAAGTTGTAGGAAACTGGAGCTTGATCGTTGCATTAGTAGTTTCTATAATAGTGGCAATAGTTGTTAACTTAAAGAGAATGGAAAGTGTTACTAAAACTCTTACTGATGGTGTATCAGGATCATTCCTTGCTGTAATGAACACAGCTTCTGAGGTTGGTTACGGAAATGTTATCGCTTCTATGGCAGCATTTGCTGTTGTAAAAGGAGCTTTATTAGGTCTTTCTTCTAACCCTCTTGTATCAGAAGCAGTTTCTGTATCAGCACTTGCTGGTATAACAGGTTCTGCATCAGGCGGATTAAGTATAGCACTTGAAGCTCTTGCTGACACATATTTAAAAGATGCTTTAGCTGCTAACATAGATCCTCAGGTTCTTCACAGAATAGCTTCTATGGCTTGCGGTGGTTTGGATACTATGCCTCACAATGGTGCGGTTATTACTGTTCTTGCTGTTACTGGAATGACTCACAGAGAATCTTATGGTGATATTGCAATGTGTACAGCTATAATTCCTGTAGTAACAGTTGCAATTTGTATTGTACTTGCTAGCTTTGGCGTTGTATGA
- a CDS encoding acyl CoA:acetate/3-ketoacid CoA transferase — MDKGKFIKASQVPELIKDNSFVGLCGFVGIGSAEEILTSVEKSFLEKGSPNNLSVIFAAGIGDSKGRGAGHLAHKGLVKRVVAGHWGLAPKLGELANSNEIEAYNLPQGVISQMFREMAAGKPGILSHVGLGTFVDPELQGGKLNSVTTEDIVERCKFSGQDLLFYHAPKLDYAILRGTSADEDGNISFEEEALTLEALSVATAAKNNGGKVFVQVKRKVKKGSIPPKEVKIPGILVDYVVVAETPENHMQTFGEYFNEGYVKNNFVVEGSLKEVKLDERKIISRRCAMLLDKSKKILNYGIGMPEVIAMVVNEEGQEQYFTPTVEPGAIGGTPMGGLSFGATFNATAIVDQPYQFDFYDGGGLDMAFLGLAQCDQYGNINVSKFGPKIAGCGGFINITQNAKEVVFLGTFTTGGLKIGVENGELRILQEGKVKKFVKDVEQVTFSGNIANKNNKKVTYVTERAVFTLVKEGLKLVEIAPGVDLQKDVLDQMEFKPIVADDLKKMDSKIFIDEKMGLVF, encoded by the coding sequence ATGGATAAAGGAAAATTTATAAAAGCAAGTCAGGTTCCTGAGCTTATCAAGGATAACTCCTTTGTAGGGTTATGCGGATTTGTGGGTATCGGATCTGCTGAAGAAATTTTAACTAGCGTTGAGAAATCCTTTTTAGAAAAAGGATCTCCTAACAATTTAAGTGTTATTTTTGCAGCTGGAATCGGAGATAGTAAAGGAAGAGGCGCAGGACACTTAGCTCATAAAGGACTTGTAAAAAGAGTTGTAGCAGGACACTGGGGATTGGCTCCAAAACTTGGCGAATTAGCCAACAGCAATGAAATTGAAGCTTACAATCTTCCGCAAGGGGTTATTTCTCAAATGTTTAGAGAAATGGCAGCTGGAAAACCAGGTATACTTTCACATGTAGGACTTGGAACTTTTGTTGATCCAGAACTTCAAGGCGGAAAACTTAATAGCGTAACAACTGAAGATATCGTTGAAAGATGTAAATTCAGTGGACAAGATTTATTATTCTATCATGCTCCAAAACTAGATTATGCTATATTAAGAGGTACTTCTGCAGACGAAGATGGTAATATCTCTTTTGAAGAAGAAGCTCTTACACTTGAAGCTTTATCTGTAGCAACTGCCGCTAAAAATAATGGAGGAAAGGTTTTTGTACAAGTAAAAAGAAAAGTAAAAAAAGGAAGCATACCTCCAAAAGAAGTAAAAATTCCTGGAATTTTAGTAGACTATGTAGTTGTAGCTGAAACTCCTGAAAATCACATGCAGACTTTCGGAGAATATTTCAATGAAGGTTATGTAAAAAATAACTTTGTTGTAGAAGGAAGCCTTAAAGAAGTAAAACTTGATGAAAGAAAAATCATATCAAGAAGATGTGCAATGCTTCTAGATAAGAGCAAAAAAATACTTAACTATGGTATAGGAATGCCAGAAGTCATAGCAATGGTAGTAAATGAAGAAGGTCAAGAACAATACTTCACCCCTACTGTTGAGCCTGGAGCAATAGGCGGTACTCCTATGGGAGGACTTAGCTTCGGAGCTACATTTAATGCAACAGCAATAGTTGATCAGCCATATCAGTTTGACTTCTATGACGGCGGCGGATTAGACATGGCATTTTTAGGCCTAGCACAATGCGATCAATACGGAAATATTAACGTTTCTAAATTTGGACCAAAGATTGCAGGATGCGGCGGATTTATTAATATCACTCAAAATGCGAAAGAAGTAGTATTCTTGGGTACTTTCACAACTGGAGGATTAAAAATAGGCGTAGAAAATGGAGAGCTTAGAATTCTTCAGGAAGGAAAAGTTAAGAAATTTGTAAAAGATGTAGAGCAAGTTACATTCAGCGGTAATATTGCTAATAAAAATAATAAAAAAGTTACTTATGTAACTGAAAGAGCTGTTTTCACTCTTGTTAAAGAAGGATTAAAATTAGTTGAAATAGCTCCTGGAGTAGATCTCCAAAAAGATGTATTGGATCAAATGGAATTCAAGCCTATTGTAGCTGATGACTTGAAGAAAATGGATTCAAAAATATTTATTGATGAAAAAATGGGATTAGTATTTTAA
- a CDS encoding ATP synthase subunit E, which translates to MAEEKKLDSLLERIYQDGVEKSNKKADEIISNAKSEADRIIKEAEVKSEEIIKEAERKSEELKKNTITDVRMAGEQSISALKQRIKDLVTAKVLEDGLKGAFADTSFLKDLILEVVKKWDISSSNSDVTVYFPESKKADIDSSFEKSIKSAINNATINFDKKLSNGFKIVPEGGNYQLQFTDEDFVEFFSDYIKAKTEEVIFTK; encoded by the coding sequence ATGGCTGAAGAGAAAAAATTAGACTCCCTTCTTGAACGTATATATCAAGATGGTGTTGAAAAATCCAACAAAAAAGCTGATGAAATAATCTCAAATGCTAAAAGCGAAGCTGACAGAATTATAAAAGAGGCAGAGGTAAAATCAGAGGAAATTATTAAAGAGGCAGAAAGAAAGTCAGAGGAGCTAAAGAAAAATACAATAACAGATGTTCGTATGGCAGGCGAGCAGTCAATCAGTGCTTTAAAACAAAGAATAAAGGATTTAGTAACTGCTAAAGTATTAGAAGACGGACTTAAAGGTGCTTTTGCAGACACTTCATTCTTAAAAGATTTAATACTTGAAGTAGTAAAAAAATGGGATATTTCTTCAAGTAATTCAGATGTAACAGTATATTTCCCAGAATCAAAGAAAGCTGATATAGATTCATCTTTCGAGAAATCTATAAAAAGTGCTATAAATAACGCTACTATTAATTTTGATAAGAAATTATCTAACGGTTTCAAAATCGTTCCTGAAGGCGGAAATTATCAACTTCAATTTACAGATGAAGATTTCGTAGAGTTCTTCAGTGATTATATTAAAGCAAAAACGGAAGAAGTAATATTTACTAAATAA
- a CDS encoding DUF2764 family protein: MGSYYYLISGLPEVKLSDAKAKYDINEITQSILSSLSAKDAKFFKYLIYQNDNKNLVSAIAKQKGLFTPYIEHIEPSIFSKEEMQKYSSISNLPLYMSKFLEDNKNIEWENARHIENTLLNLYYEEMIKSGNSFIKNYALFMRDMKNVLAALNGRALGFSSDEISKELIGDYSLISALTKSTASDFGVGREIPYINTIVETFNSSDKADPYNIENIECSLVREFLDRLTSIKSFTTDNVFAYYINLTYAVSINGRNEEEGKKHLETLIGSLKEKASAM, encoded by the coding sequence ATGGGATCATATTATTATCTTATCTCAGGTCTTCCCGAAGTTAAACTTTCTGACGCTAAGGCTAAGTATGATATTAATGAAATTACTCAAAGCATATTATCTAGTTTAAGTGCTAAAGATGCTAAATTTTTCAAGTATTTAATTTATCAAAATGATAATAAAAATTTAGTAAGTGCTATAGCAAAACAAAAGGGATTATTTACTCCTTATATAGAACATATAGAACCATCAATATTCAGCAAAGAAGAAATGCAGAAATATTCTAGCATATCAAATTTACCATTATATATGAGCAAATTTTTAGAAGATAATAAGAATATTGAATGGGAAAATGCAAGACATATAGAAAATACTCTTTTAAATTTGTATTATGAAGAGATGATAAAAAGCGGTAATTCATTTATAAAAAATTATGCTTTATTTATGAGGGATATGAAGAATGTTCTTGCTGCTTTAAATGGAAGAGCTTTAGGTTTCAGCAGTGATGAGATATCAAAAGAACTTATAGGAGATTATTCTTTGATATCTGCATTAACAAAATCTACAGCTTCAGATTTTGGAGTAGGCAGAGAGATACCATACATTAATACTATTGTTGAAACATTCAATTCATCAGATAAAGCAGATCCGTATAATATAGAAAATATAGAGTGTTCTTTAGTAAGAGAATTTTTAGATAGATTAACTTCTATTAAATCTTTCACAACAGATAATGTTTTTGCTTATTATATAAATCTTACTTATGCTGTTAGTATAAATGGAAGGAATGAAGAGGAAGGTAAAAAACATTTGGAGACGCTAATAGGTTCATTAAAAGAAAAAGCGTCTGCTATGTAA
- a CDS encoding V-type ATP synthase subunit A: MTKGKVTAIISNLISIEVDGPVSQNEICYVSCGNAKLMAEVIKISGTSASAQVFESTRGVKLGDAVEFTGSMLEIELGPGLLGKNFDGLQNDLDKLQGVFLERGKYNDLSEDKESTYDFTPIAKVGEEVQAGDWIGAVKEGWIDHKIMVPFKFEGKGVVESVASAGTYHLQDTLAVIKSANGEKVNVTMIQTWPVKLTIKAYKEKPRPFKLLETGVRTIDTFNPITEGGTGFIPGPFGAGKTVLQHALATNANADLIIMTACGERANEVVEIFTEFPELIDPRTGRSLMERTTIICNTSNMPVAAREASVYVGMTIAEYYRSMGLKVLLLADSTSRWAQALREMSNRLEELPGPDAFPIDLPAIISSFYARAGFVYLNNGETGSITFIGTVSPAGGNLKEPVTESTRKAARCFYALSQKRADSKRYPAVDPLDSYSKYIEYPEFIEFSDTNIEKGWADKVTKAKDIARRGQEANDQISILGDDAVPLEYHQRLWKAELIDFVILQQDAFDKVDKNCPIERQKELLNQVMKVVEADYRFDDYSEVGTYFKRLINAFKQMNYSVYQSDDHKKYTAEMESIFAERSITHA; encoded by the coding sequence ATGACTAAAGGTAAAGTAACTGCTATTATATCAAACCTAATTTCAATAGAGGTAGACGGTCCTGTTTCACAAAACGAGATATGTTATGTATCTTGCGGTAATGCGAAACTTATGGCTGAGGTTATTAAAATATCAGGTACTAGTGCTAGTGCTCAGGTATTTGAATCTACTAGGGGTGTAAAATTAGGTGATGCCGTAGAGTTTACTGGTTCAATGTTAGAGATTGAATTAGGACCTGGACTTTTAGGTAAAAACTTTGACGGACTTCAAAATGACCTTGATAAATTACAAGGTGTATTCTTAGAAAGAGGTAAATATAATGATCTTTCTGAAGATAAAGAATCAACTTATGACTTTACTCCGATAGCTAAAGTAGGAGAGGAAGTACAAGCTGGAGATTGGATTGGTGCTGTTAAAGAAGGTTGGATTGACCATAAAATAATGGTTCCTTTCAAATTTGAAGGCAAAGGTGTTGTTGAAAGCGTAGCTTCAGCAGGCACTTATCATTTACAGGATACATTGGCTGTAATCAAATCAGCTAATGGTGAAAAAGTAAATGTAACAATGATACAAACTTGGCCTGTAAAACTTACTATTAAAGCATATAAAGAAAAGCCAAGACCTTTCAAACTATTAGAAACAGGTGTAAGAACTATAGATACATTTAACCCTATTACTGAAGGCGGTACAGGATTTATTCCAGGACCATTCGGAGCAGGTAAAACAGTATTACAGCACGCTTTAGCTACTAACGCAAACGCTGACTTGATCATAATGACAGCTTGCGGTGAGAGAGCTAATGAGGTAGTAGAAATATTTACAGAATTCCCAGAACTTATAGACCCTAGAACAGGAAGAAGTTTGATGGAAAGAACAACAATCATCTGTAACACTTCTAACATGCCAGTTGCTGCACGTGAAGCTTCAGTTTATGTAGGTATGACTATAGCTGAATATTACAGATCAATGGGACTTAAAGTTCTTCTTCTTGCTGACTCTACTTCTCGTTGGGCACAGGCTTTAAGAGAGATGTCTAACAGACTTGAAGAGTTGCCAGGACCGGATGCATTCCCTATCGACTTGCCAGCTATTATTTCTAGTTTCTATGCTAGAGCAGGTTTCGTATACTTAAATAACGGAGAAACAGGTTCTATTACATTCATAGGTACAGTATCTCCTGCAGGCGGTAACTTGAAAGAGCCAGTAACAGAATCTACTCGTAAAGCTGCTAGATGTTTCTACGCTTTATCACAAAAACGTGCTGACAGTAAGAGATATCCTGCTGTTGACCCATTAGATTCTTATTCTAAATATATTGAATATCCAGAGTTCATAGAATTCTCAGATACTAATATAGAAAAAGGCTGGGCTGATAAAGTAACTAAAGCAAAAGATATTGCTAGAAGAGGACAGGAAGCTAATGACCAAATAAGCATTCTTGGTGATGACGCAGTACCTCTTGAATACCATCAGCGTTTATGGAAAGCAGAACTTATAGACTTCGTTATCTTACAGCAGGACGCTTTCGATAAAGTAGATAAGAACTGTCCTATAGAAAGACAAAAAGAATTATTAAATCAAGTTATGAAAGTTGTAGAAGCTGATTACAGATTTGATGATTATAGTGAAGTAGGTACTTATTTCAAAAGACTTATTAACGCATTCAAACAGATGAACTATTCTGTATATCAGTCTGATGATCACAAAAAATACACAGCTGAGATGGAATCAATATTTGCTGAAAGGAGTATAACACATGCCTAA
- a CDS encoding V-type ATP synthase subunit B yields the protein MPKAFQKVYTKLVQITKATVSLRAENVGNDEMALVAGRPAQVVKMIGDIVTLQVFQGTEGIPTNAEVVFLGRPPRLKVSELLAGRFFNAYGEPIDGGAEIEGKEVEIGGPSVNPVRRKQPSELIATGIAGIDLNNTLVTGQKIPFFADPDQPYNAVLAQVALRAEADKIILGGMGLSNDDYLSFKNTFTEAGALDKIICFINTTDDPPVERLLIPDMACTAAEYFAVEHKQKVLVLLTDMTLYADALAIVSNKMDQIPSKDSMPGSLYSDLAKIYEKAAQFPDGGSITIIAVTTLNEGDITHAVPDNTGYITEGQLYLRRDSDIGKTIIDPFRSLSRLKQLVIGKKTREDHPAVMNTLVRLYSDAANAKMKKENGFDLTEYDERCLKYAAEYSERLLAIDINIKIDEMLETGWELMGKYFSKAEVGVKESLVEKYGKWTNN from the coding sequence ATGCCTAAAGCATTTCAAAAAGTATATACAAAATTAGTACAGATCACTAAAGCAACTGTATCATTAAGAGCAGAAAATGTTGGTAACGATGAGATGGCTCTAGTAGCTGGCAGACCTGCTCAGGTTGTAAAAATGATTGGAGATATTGTTACACTTCAGGTTTTCCAAGGTACTGAAGGTATACCTACTAACGCTGAAGTTGTATTCTTAGGTAGACCTCCTAGACTTAAAGTAAGCGAACTTCTTGCAGGAAGATTCTTCAATGCTTATGGTGAGCCTATTGATGGAGGTGCAGAAATTGAAGGTAAGGAAGTAGAAATCGGAGGACCTTCTGTAAATCCTGTTAGAAGAAAACAGCCTTCCGAACTTATCGCTACTGGTATTGCTGGTATAGACCTTAACAATACTCTTGTTACAGGACAGAAAATACCATTCTTCGCAGACCCAGACCAGCCTTATAACGCAGTACTTGCACAGGTTGCTTTGAGAGCTGAAGCTGATAAGATCATTCTTGGAGGTATGGGACTTTCTAACGATGACTACTTATCATTCAAAAATACATTTACTGAAGCTGGAGCATTAGATAAAATCATATGTTTCATCAATACTACTGATGACCCTCCAGTAGAAAGACTTTTGATACCTGATATGGCTTGTACAGCTGCTGAATATTTCGCAGTTGAGCATAAGCAGAAAGTTCTTGTTCTTCTTACAGACATGACACTTTATGCAGACGCTTTGGCTATCGTATCTAACAAGATGGACCAAATTCCTTCTAAAGACTCTATGCCAGGTTCTTTATATTCAGACCTTGCTAAAATATATGAGAAAGCAGCTCAGTTCCCAGACGGCGGATCTATTACTATTATTGCTGTTACTACTCTTAACGAAGGTGATATTACTCATGCTGTACCAGACAACACTGGTTACATCACTGAAGGTCAGCTTTACTTAAGACGTGACTCTGATATAGGTAAAACAATCATTGACCCATTCAGAAGTCTTTCACGTTTGAAACAGTTGGTTATAGGTAAGAAAACTAGAGAAGATCACCCTGCTGTAATGAACACTTTAGTACGTCTTTATTCAGATGCTGCTAATGCTAAAATGAAAAAAGAAAACGGATTCGACTTGACTGAGTACGATGAAAGATGTTTGAAATATGCTGCTGAATATTCTGAAAGATTATTAGCAATAGACATTAACATAAAAATTGATGAGATGTTAGAAACTGGTTGGGAATTGATGGGTAAATACTTCAGTAAAGCAGAAGTAGGTGTAAAAGAATCACTTGTAGAAAAATATGGTAAATGGACTAACAACTAA
- a CDS encoding V-type ATP synthase subunit D translates to MALKFQYNKTALQNLRRQLSIREKALPTLKSKEAALRLEVRKITAEIELLKEEYQKLVKENQNYNGFWTEFPEIVKIKKINSELKNIAGVKVNILSNIDFAIENVSLFNMPSWIRLAISMFERLMTIQVKIEMTEARLNALAYARKKTTQKVNLYEKVQIPEYKTAIIKIKRYMEDEDNLSKSSQKIVKERNRAKEASL, encoded by the coding sequence ATGGCATTAAAGTTTCAATACAATAAAACGGCTCTTCAAAACCTAAGACGTCAGCTTTCTATTCGTGAGAAAGCATTGCCTACTTTAAAAAGTAAAGAGGCAGCTCTTCGTCTTGAGGTGAGAAAGATTACCGCTGAGATTGAATTACTTAAAGAAGAATACCAAAAGTTAGTTAAAGAAAATCAAAACTACAATGGTTTTTGGACTGAATTTCCTGAGATAGTAAAAATCAAGAAAATTAATTCCGAGCTTAAAAACATTGCCGGTGTTAAAGTGAATATACTTTCTAATATAGATTTTGCTATTGAAAATGTCAGCCTCTTTAATATGCCTTCTTGGATAAGACTTGCCATAAGTATGTTTGAACGCCTTATGACTATTCAGGTAAAAATTGAAATGACTGAGGCTAGATTAAATGCTTTGGCTTATGCTAGGAAAAAAACTACTCAGAAAGTTAACCTTTATGAGAAAGTACAGATTCCTGAGTATAAAACAGCTATAATCAAGATTAAAAGGTATATGGAAGACGAGGATAATTTAAGTAAGTCTTCTCAAAAGATAGTAAAAGAAAGAAACAGAGCTAAGGAGGCATCTTTATGA
- a CDS encoding V-type ATP synthase subunit I produces MIRKMKKLSLFVFHEDREKTLSDLASLGLVHIEIANGVSSENIENISSKKNDALRAKNIINNALADAKKAKKDVSNVKADNLSKKANEVIENVISTSQASDKLKAERDMLKKELSVIAPFGDFSFDKVNGLKEKTGYNILFYSANAKEYNDYNFSEVKDIFTYSIKEEAGKVYFIAFKKDGSEETIPFDIVNMPSHSYSEINEKIAKLDKEIENNDTEIIKNQVFIEAINKEIDNLNISNHFEEAKESFVASEGTEGKILYVEAYVPKDKESEVKSLLDSKKIAYIMEDPSRDDRVPVELKNNKYSGAYELITKLFQLPNYFEIDLTPMIAVFYPLFFAYCFGDSGYGIVLTIVALIGLFTVLKGQLRGVGILALTLGICTTIMGVINGGSFFGVSIPSNTQIPIFATLSKYLIITDLKENWFLTPFNTALLIGVLHICFALLVGVIDRIKTSPIGDILGAIGKLLFIPGLVLWFLGDMQKMEVIKQFSTVYYALIAVGLVFLVILSNVGKKPDVLNSILGVYFAATGIMGDTLSYIRLFALGASGSILALVINQIGMSFKAIPGVGVVIMVVFLVVGHIAIFLLNILGALVHPLRLTFVEFYNNVGFEGGGKEYKPLKKAA; encoded by the coding sequence ATGATTAGAAAAATGAAGAAACTCTCTCTCTTTGTCTTTCATGAGGATAGGGAAAAAACTTTAAGCGATTTGGCATCACTTGGACTTGTGCATATTGAAATTGCTAATGGTGTTTCATCTGAAAATATAGAAAATATTTCAAGTAAGAAAAATGATGCTTTAAGAGCTAAAAATATTATTAATAATGCTTTGGCTGATGCTAAAAAGGCTAAAAAAGATGTTTCTAATGTGAAAGCTGATAATTTATCAAAAAAAGCTAATGAAGTTATAGAAAATGTTATATCTACTTCTCAGGCTTCTGATAAATTGAAAGCTGAAAGAGATATGCTTAAAAAAGAATTATCTGTTATAGCTCCTTTCGGGGATTTTAGCTTTGATAAAGTTAATGGCTTAAAAGAAAAAACAGGCTATAATATTCTATTCTACAGTGCAAATGCTAAAGAGTATAATGACTATAATTTCTCTGAAGTTAAGGATATATTTACTTATTCTATCAAAGAGGAAGCTGGAAAAGTTTATTTTATTGCTTTCAAAAAAGACGGCAGTGAAGAGACTATTCCTTTCGATATAGTTAATATGCCTTCTCATTCTTATAGCGAAATAAATGAGAAAATAGCTAAGCTCGATAAAGAAATAGAGAATAATGATACTGAGATTATAAAAAATCAGGTATTTATAGAAGCTATTAATAAAGAAATAGATAATCTTAATATATCTAATCATTTTGAAGAAGCTAAAGAAAGCTTTGTAGCTAGCGAAGGCACAGAAGGAAAAATCCTTTATGTAGAGGCTTATGTTCCTAAAGATAAAGAAAGCGAAGTGAAGTCTTTACTCGACAGCAAGAAAATAGCTTATATAATGGAAGATCCTTCAAGAGATGATAGAGTTCCTGTTGAGCTTAAAAATAATAAGTATTCAGGTGCTTATGAGCTTATTACAAAATTATTCCAATTACCGAATTATTTCGAGATAGATTTAACTCCTATGATAGCGGTTTTCTATCCATTATTCTTCGCTTATTGTTTCGGTGATTCAGGTTATGGTATAGTATTAACTATAGTAGCTTTAATAGGCTTATTTACAGTATTAAAAGGACAATTAAGAGGAGTAGGCATACTTGCTTTAACATTAGGTATATGTACTACTATTATGGGTGTTATAAACGGAGGCAGTTTCTTTGGTGTAAGCATACCTTCAAATACACAAATACCTATATTTGCCACTTTAAGTAAGTATTTAATAATTACAGACTTAAAAGAAAATTGGTTCTTAACTCCATTTAATACAGCATTACTTATAGGCGTACTTCATATATGTTTCGCTTTATTGGTAGGCGTTATAGACAGAATTAAAACTAGCCCTATAGGCGATATACTTGGTGCTATAGGTAAACTTCTATTCATACCGGGACTTGTTTTATGGTTCTTGGGTGATATGCAGAAAATGGAAGTTATCAAACAATTCAGCACTGTATATTATGCTTTAATAGCTGTTGGTTTGGTATTCTTAGTAATACTTTCTAATGTTGGTAAGAAGCCTGATGTATTAAACTCTATACTTGGAGTTTATTTTGCAGCAACTGGTATAATGGGTGATACACTTTCTTATATACGTTTGTTTGCTTTAGGTGCATCTGGTTCTATATTAGCATTGGTAATAAATCAGATAGGTATGAGTTTCAAAGCTATTCCTGGTGTTGGCGTAGTGATAATGGTTGTATTCCTTGTAGTAGGACATATTGCCATCTTCTTACTAAACATACTTGGTGCTTTGGTACACCCTTTGAGATTAACATTTGTAGAGTTCTACAATAACGTTGGTTTTGAAGGCGGCGGAAAAGAGTATAAGCCTCTCAAAAAAGCGGCTTAA